The Chroicocephalus ridibundus chromosome 17, bChrRid1.1, whole genome shotgun sequence genome window below encodes:
- the C1QL1 gene encoding C1q-related factor, with amino-acid sequence MVLVLVVLIPVLVSSAGTDGRYEMLGTCRMVCEPYGPAAASPPQPAERGPLPPPSTLVQGPQGKPGRPGKPGPPGPPGEPGPPGPAGARGEAGRPGPPGLPGPGATGAVSAATYSTVPRVAFYAGLKNPHEGYEVLKFDDVVTNLGNSYDAASGKFTCAIPGTYFFTYHVLMRGGDGTSMWADLCKNGQVRASAIAQDADQNYDYASNSVILHLDAGDEVFIKLDGGKAHGGNNNKYSTFSGFIIYSD; translated from the exons atggtgctggtgctggtggtgctcaTCCCGGTGCTGGTGAGCTCCGCCGGTACCGACGGCCGGTACGAGATGCTGGGGACCTGCCGGATGGTCTGCGAGCCCtacggccccgccgccgcctccccgccgcaaCCGGCCGAACgcggccccctcccgccgccttcCACCCTGGTGCAAGGTCCCCAAGGCAAACCGGGGCGACCGGGGAAACCGGGACCACCGGGACCACCGGGAGAACCGGGACCACCGGGACCGGCGGGGGCACGGGGTGAAGCGGGACGACCGGGACCTCCGGGATTACCGGGACCGGGGGCTACGGGTGCGGTGAGTGCGGCTACCTACAGCACGGTGCCGCGCGTCGCCTTCTACGCCGGCCTCAAGAACCCCCACGAGGGCTACGAGGTCCTCAAGTTCGACGACGTGGTCACCAACCTGGGCAACAGCTACGACGCCGCCTCCGGCAAGTTCACCTGCGCCATCCCCGGCACCTACTTCTTCACCTACCACGTCCTCATGCGCGGCGGTGACGGCACCAGCATGTGGGCCGACCTCTGCAAGAATGGCCAG GTGCGGGCCAGCGCCATCGCGCAGGACGCCGACCAGAACTACGACTACGCCAGCAACAGCGTCATCCTGCACCTGGACGCGGGGGACGAGGTCTTCATCAAGCTGGACGGGGGCAAAGCCCACGGCGGCAACAACAACAAGTACAGCACCTTCTCCGGCTTCATCATCTACTCGGACTGA
- the KIF18B gene encoding kinesin-like protein KIF18B produces MRPSGYSSPELCPAAGTMSLPQLPTVPMALGPPPEEGSVTVVVRVRPSAPCERERAAHPVLRIVDQHVLVFDPEEPGGASGGVLPTRGPKHQGKDLKFAFDRVFGEKATQEEVFQHTTHDVLDSVLNGYNCSVFAYGATGAGKTYTMLGSEKNPGIMYLTMVELYKRIEARKEEKSCEVLVSYQEVYNEQIHDLLEPKGPLAIREDPEKGVVVQGLSFHQPASAEQLLQMLANGNKNRTQHPTDANATSSRSHAIFQIYVKQQDRIGGLAGDLQVAKMSLIDLAGSERASVTNAKGERLREGANINRSLLALINVINALADAKSKKTHIPYRDSKLTRLLKDSIGGNCRTIMIAAVSPCMLAYEDTYNTLKYANRAKDIKLSLKSNVLSFDCHANKYAAICEQLKAEVADLRAKLQAYEDTARQAENQAPQPALSSSPVELPRLEEAISKTCLALEDEMECNGEQQELEAGWPVRLQLESVEEAPEEKPPSSPGATHQRDDQLEPKKPSCLLQGLSGSQTETLVAAILSVARKQYSLLKAANLLTPDMVSEFEELERLVHQGAGVSLEQATSPNRPSEVGGATPAQEMQQGCDAAASVAVADAPVPSAALQCLQQLAPLSGPTPTAPSPAKKRRRSEMNDDNASQPATPRGLKTRIKRQRRGGKEAETPEVTQSPGSPCLKAAAQTPLVSPVPSCCTSKICPPTVTKSRVPLAMSAAQNCCTLPAAPVHDLNVTFEICDIGDSPGAAKPVAFSLSEFPVWDNIQSFLNKRDGPVAPKACVPLLPVKSSSIPKPSSVSKVSAQKRKRAERTTSRSLGELRSRVPSSSKRPAPPSRIPASDHPSAPLTRKGSKNATKSLAAPRRAPPAPTPQPMKLLC; encoded by the exons ATGAGACCCTCAGGATATTCCAGCCcagagctgtgtcctgcagcCGGCACcatgtccctgccccagctccccactgtccccatggcGCTGGGCCCCCCGCCTGAGGAGGGCAGCGTGACCGTGGTGGTGCGGGTGCGACCCTCCGCCCCCTGCGAGCGAGAACGAGCTGCGCACCCCGTCTTGCGCATCGTCGACCAGCACGTCCTCGTCTTCGACCCCGAGGAGCCCGGCGGTGCCTCGGGTGGCGTGCTGCCCACCCGTGGGCCCAAGCACCAGGGCAAGGACCTGAAGTTTGCCTTCGACCGGGTTTTCGGGGAGAAGGCCACGCAGGAGGAGGTGTTCCAGCACACTACCCACGACGTGTTGGACAGTGTCCTCAATGGCTACAACTGCTCCG tgTTTGCCTACGGCGCAACTGGAGCGGGAAAAACCTACACCATGCTGGGCTCGGAGAAAAACCCCGGCATCATGTACCTCACCATGGTGGAGCTCTACAAGAGGATCGAggccaggaaggaggagaagagctgcGAGGTCCTCGTCTCCTACCAGGAG GTGTACAATGAACAGATTCACGACCTGCTGGAGCCCAAGGGCCCTCTGGCCATCCGGGAGGATCCCGAAAAAGGAGTCGTGGTTCAAGGGCTCTCCTTCCATCAG CCCGCGtcggcagagcagctcctgcagatGTTGGCCAACGGCAACAAAAACCGGACGCAGCATCCCACCGATGCCAACGCCACCTCCTCCCGCTCGCACGCCATCTTCCAG ATCTATGTGAAGCAGCAGGACCGCATTGGTGGCCTCGCTGGGGATCTGCAAGTGGCCAAGATGAGTTTGATCGACCTGGCAGGCTCGGAGCGAGCTTCAGTCACCAATGCCAAGGGCGAGAGGCTCCGGGAGGGTGCCAACATCAACCGCTCGCTGCTGGCCCTCATCAACGTCATCAACGCGCTGGCTGATGCAAAG AGCAAGAAAACCCACATCCCCTACCGGGACAGCAAGCTCACGCGCTTGCTGAAGGACTCCATTGGTGGCAACTGCCGCACCATTATGATCGCCGCGGTGAGTCCCTGCATGCTGGCCTACGAGGACACCTACAACACCCTCAAGTACGCCAACCGGGCCAAGGACATCAAGCTCTCG CTGAAGAGCAACGTGCTCAGCTTTGACTGCCACGCTAATAAATACGCTGCGATCTGcgagcagctgaaagcagag GTGGCAGATCTGCGGGCAAAGCTCCAGGCCTACGAGGACACTGCCCGGCAGGCAGAGAACCAGGCGCCACAGCCTGCCCTCAGCTCCAGCCCGGTGGAGCTGCCCAG GCTGGAGGAAGCTATCTCGAAGACATGCTTGGCCCTGGAGGATGAGATGGAGTGTaatggagagcagcaggagctggaagctggATGGCCTGTTCGTCTGCAGCTGGAATCGGTGGAGGAG GCTCCAGAGGAAAAGCCTCCCAGCAGCCCCGGAGCAACCCACCAGAGAGACGACCAGCTGGAACCAAAGAAACCAAGCTGCCTTCTACAGGGGTTGTCCGGCAGCCAGACAGAGAC GCTTGTAGCCGCTATCCTGAGCGTTGCCCGAAAGCAATATTCCCTCCTGAAGGCTGCCAACCTCCTAACTCCTGACATGGTCTCGGAATTCGAGGAACTGGAGCGCCTGGTCCATCAGGGGGCTGGCGTAAGCCTGGAACAAGCCACGTCTCCGAACAGACCCTCGGAGGTCGGTGGGGCCACCCCAGCCCAGGAGATGCAGCAGGGCTGTGACG cagcggCGTCTGTCGCCGTGGCCGATGCCCCTGTGCCGAGCGCTGCCCTGCAATGCTTGCAGCAGCTCGCTCCGCTCTCCGGTCCCACGCCGACAGCTCCCAGCCCCGctaagaagaggaggaggtctgAGATGAACGACGACAACGCTTCCCAACCGGCAACTCCCCGCGGCCTCAAAACGCGGATAAAACGCCAGCGGAGAGGTGGGAAAGAAGCCGAGACTCCCGAGGTGACGCAGAGCCCAGGCAGCCCCTGTCTGAAAGCGGCAGCCCAGACGCCCCTCGTCTCCCCGGTGCCGTCGTGTTGCACCTCCAAAATCTGCCCGCCGACGGTCACCAAAAGCCGCGTGCCCCTGGCGATGTCGGCCGCCCAGAACTgctgcaccctgcctgctgcGCCCGTCCACGACCTGAACGTGACTTTCGAGATCTGCGACATCGGCGATTCACCCGGCGCGGCCAAGCCCGTTGCCTTCAGCCTGTCCGAATTCCCCGTCTGGGACAACATCCAGAGCTTCCTGAACAAGCGGGACGGTCCCGTCGCGCCCAA AGCCTGCGTCCCGCTGCTTCCCGTGAAGAGTTCCTCCATCCCAAAGCCCTCCTCGGTTTCCAAAGTGTCCGCACAGAAGCGGAAGCGAGCGGAGAG AACCACTTCCCGCTCCCTGGGTGAGCTCCGGAGccgtgtccccagcagcagcaagagacctgCGCCGCCCTCCCGCATCCCGG cCTCCGACCATCCTTCGGCCCCCCTCACCCGCAAAGGCAGCAAGAACGCCACCAAATCGCTCGCCGCCCCTCGCAGggccccccctgctcccaccccccaACCCATGAAGCTCTTATGCTGA